The following are encoded together in the Humulus lupulus chromosome 5, drHumLupu1.1, whole genome shotgun sequence genome:
- the LOC133779203 gene encoding uncharacterized protein LOC133779203, with protein sequence MGQLKYKGWICVLMDSGIGQEILDKSHTNPYSLHSEQFLVGAIIAKLPPSWRDYRKKMLHRNEEISLEEIRQHLRIEQESRSRDFNDEKSNGVTSKANAVANPPNKGKGNGHEIQMDNKKMSKIKGKGTIDWFFTSGMKVLLTNHLYVLEMSKNRVSGNFLGKQGIKVVIDSGKLILSKENVLLERVMLVMILAQLKGLSNED encoded by the exons atgggacAACTAAAGTATAAGGGCTGGATTTGCGTTCTGATGGATTCGGGTATTGGGCAAGAGATACTGGATAAGTCTCATACCAATCCCTATTCTTTACATTCGG AACAATTCcttgttggtgccattatagccaagcTACCTCCTTCGTGGAGAGACTATAGGAAAAAGAtgctccatagaaatgaagagatttctttggaggagatTCGCCAACACTTAAGAATTGAGCAGGAATCTCGTTCTAGAGATTTTAATGATGAGAAGTCCAATGGAGTGACTTCTAAGGCCAATGCTGTGGCAAATCCTCCTAACAAAGGCAAGGGAAAtg ggcatgaaattcaaatggacaatAAGAAAATGTCCAAGATTAAAGGAAAAGGAACTATTGACTGGTTCTTCACATCCGGCATGAAGGTTCTTCTCACTAATCATTTGTATGTACTGGAAATGAGTAAAAATCGTGTGAGTGGAAATTTTCTTGGCAAACaaggaatcaaggttgtgattgATTCCGGCAAGCTCATTTTATCTAAAGAAAATGTTTTGTTGGAAAGGGTTATGCTTGTGATG ATCTTAGCACAACTAAAAGGGCTGTCAAATgaggattaa